A genomic window from Megalobrama amblycephala isolate DHTTF-2021 linkage group LG2, ASM1881202v1, whole genome shotgun sequence includes:
- the cltca gene encoding clathrin, heavy chain a (Hc) isoform X1, translating into MAQILPIRFQEHLQLQNLGINPANIGFSTLTMESDKFICVREKVGEQAQVVIIDMADPNTPIRRPISADSAIMNPASKVIALKDAAKTLQIFNIEMKSKMKAHTMTDDVTFWKWISLNTVALVTDNAVYHWSMEGDSQPIKVFDRHSSLAGCQIINYRTDAKQKWLLLIGISAQQNRVVGAMQLYSVDRKVSQPIEGHAAAFGQFKMEGNAEESTLFCFAVRGQAGGKLHIIEVGTPPTGNQPFPKKAVDVFFPPEAQNDFPVAMQISSKQDVVFLITKYGYIHLYDLETGTCIYMNRISGETIFVTAPHEATAGIIGVNRKGQVLSVCVEEENIIPYITNVLQNPDLALRMAVRNNLAGAEELFARKFNNLFAAGSYSEAAKVAANAPKGILRTPDTIRRFQSVPAQPGQTSPLLQYFGILLDQGQLNKFESLELCRPVLQQGRKQLLEKWLKEDKLECSEELGDLVKSVDPTLALSVYLRANVPNKVIQCFAETGQFPKIVLYAKKVGYTPDWIFLLRNVMRISPDQGLQFAQMLVQDEEPLADITQIVDVFMEYNLVQQCTSFLLDALKNNRPSEGPLQTRLLEMNLMHAPQVADAILGNQMFTNYDRAHIAQLCEKAGLLQRALEHYTDLYDIKRAVVHTHLLNPEWLVNYFGSLSVEDSVECLRAMLSANIRQNLQICVQVASKYHEQLTTQALTELFESFKSFEGLFYFLGSIVNFSQDPEVHFKYIQAACKTGQIKEVERICRESNCYDPERVKNFLKEAKLTDQLPLIIVCDRFDFVHDLVLYLYRNSLQKYIEIYVQKVNPSRLPVVIGGLLDVDCSEDVIKNLILVVRGQFSTDELVAEVEKRNRLKLLLPWLESRIHEGCEEPATHNALAKIYIDSNNNPERFLRENPYYDSRVVGKYCEKRDPHLACVAYERGQCDQELINVCNENSLFKSLSRYLVRRRDPELWASVLLETNPFRRPLIDQVVQTALSETQDPEEVSVTVKAFMTADLPNELIELLEKIVLDNSVFSEHRNLQNLLILTAIKADRTRVMEYINRLDNYDAPDIANIAISSELFEEAFAIFRKFDVNTSAVQVLIEHIGNLDRAYEFAERCNEPAVWSQLAKAQLQKGLVKESIDSYIKADDPSAYMEVVQAADQSGNWEDLVKFLQMARKKARESYVETELIFALAKTNRLAELEEFINGPNNAHIQQVGDRCYDEKMYEAAKLLYNNVSNFGRLASTLVHLGEYQAAVDGARKANSTRTWKEVCFACVDGKEFRLAQMCGLHIVVHADELEELINYYQDRGYFEELITMLEAALGLERAHMGMFTELAILYSKFKPQKMREHLELFWSRVNIPKVLRAAEQAHLWAELVFLYDKYEEFDNAIITMMSHPTDAWKEGQFKDIITKVANVELYYKAIQFYLEFKPLVLNDLLIVLSPRLDHSRAVNFFSKVKQLPLVKPYLRSVQNHNNKSVNEALNNLFISEEDYQALRTSIDAYDNFDNISLAQRLEKHELIEFRRIAAYLFKGNNRWKQSVELCKKDKLYKDAMQYASESKDIELAEELLQWFLQEDKKECFAACLFTCYDLLRPDVVLETAWRHNIMDFAMPYFIQVMREYLSKVDKLETSESLRKEEEQATETQPIVYGTPQLMLTAGPSVAVPPQQAYGYGYTAAPGYPQAPQAQPGFGYGM; encoded by the exons CTCCAAAATTTGGGGATCAACCCGGCCAACATCGGGTTCAGCACGCTGACGATGGAGTCGGATAAGTTCATCTGTGTCCGGGAGAAGGTCGGAGAACAGGCACAGGTGGTGATCATCGACATGGCGGACCCAAACACCCCCATCCGCAGGCCCATCTCTGCAGACAGCGCCATCATGAACCCTGCAAGCAAAGTTATTGCACTTAAAG ACG CTGCCAAAACCCTTCAGATCTTTAACATCGAGATGAAGAGTAAGATGAAAGCCCACACCATGACTGATGATGTCACTTTCTGGAAGTGGATCTCTCTTAACACGGTCGCCCTGGTGACCGATAATGCCGTCTATCATTGGAGCATGGAGGGAGACTCTCAGCCGATCAAAGTGTTTGACAGACATTCCAGCCTGGCAGGCTGTCAAATCATCAACTACCGCACCGATGCCAAGCAGAAGTGGCTGCTGCTCATTGGCATTTCTGCTCAG CAAAACAGAGTTGTTGGTGCCATGCAGCTGTACTCGGTTGACAGGAAGGTTTCACAGCCTATCGAGGGTCACGCCGCAGCCTTTGGCCAGTTCAAAATGGAGGGAAATGCAGAAGAATCCACACTCTTCTGTTTCGCTGTGCGGGGTCAGGCAGGAGGAAAG CTTCACATTATTGAAGTGGGGACACCACCGACCGGCAACCAGCCATTTCCAAAGAAAGCTGTGGATGTATTCTTCCCTCCAGAAGCGCAAAATGACTTCCCTGTGGCCATGCAG ATCAGCTCCAAACAGGACGTCGTATTTCTCATCACTAAATATGGTTACATTCATCTGTACGACCTGGAGACAGGGACCTGCATCTACATGAACCGAATCAGCGGAGAGACCATTTTTGTGACGGCACCCCACGAAGCCACAGCTGGAATCATCGGCGTCAACAGGAAAGGACAG GTGTTGTCAGTGTGTGTTGAGGAGGAGAACATCATCCCGTACATCACCAATGTGCTGCAGAATCCAGACCTGGCTTTACGGATGGCAGTCCGGAATAATCTGGCAGGAGCAGAAGAGCTGTTCGCCCGCAAGTTTAATAACCTTTTTGCCGCAGGGAGCTATTCGGAGGCAGCTAAAGTGGCCGCTAACGCTCCAAAA GGTATCCTGCGTACCCCTGACACCATCCGCCGGTTCCAGAGCGTCCCGGCCCAGCCTGGCCAGACGTCCCCACTGCTGCAGTATTTTGGAATCCTGCTGGACCAGGGCCAACTCAACAAGTTTGAGTCTCTGGAGCTGTGCAGACCCGTCCTTCAGCAGGGCCGCAAACAACTCCTGGAGAAATGGCTGAAGGAGGACAAG CTTGAATGCTCAGAGGAGTTGGGTGACCTGGTGAAGTCTGTGGACCCCACTCTTGCTCTCAGCGTCTATCTGAGGGCCAACGTACCCAACAAAGTCATTCAGTGTTTCGCAGAAACCGGCCAGTTCCCCAAGATCGTCCTGTACGCCAAAAAG GTGGGCTACACTCCAGACTGGATCTTCCTTCTGAGGAACGTGATGCGGATCAGTCCGGATCAGGGTCTGCAGTTTGCTCAGATGCTTGTTCAGGATGAGGAACCGCTGGCTGATATCACACAG ATCGTTGATGTGTTTATGGAGTATAACCTGGTCCAGCAGTGCACGTCCTTCCTTTTGGATGCTCTGAAAAACAACCGGCCATCAGAAGGACCACTGCAGACCCGTCTGCTGGAGATGAACCTGATGCATGCACCACAG GTTGCAGATGCCATCCTAGGAAACCAGATGTTCACTAACTACGATCGTGCCCATATTGCCCAGCTGTGTGAGAAGGCAGGGCTTCTGCAGAGAGCTTTGGAACACTATACTGACTTGTACGACATCAAACGAGCTGTCGTACACACCCACCTGCTCAACCCGGAG TGGCTGGTGAACTACTTTGGCTCTCTGTCAGTGGAGGACTCTGTGGAGTGTCTGAGAGCCATGCTGTCTGCTAACATCAGGCAGAACCTTCAGATCTGTGTCCAGGTGGCCTCCAAGTATCACGAGCAGCTGACTACCCAGGCCCTCACGGAACTTTTCGAGTCTTTCAAGAGTTTTGAGG GTCTGTTCTACTTCCTCGGCTCAATTGTGAACTTCAGCCAGGACCCAGAGGTGCATTTCAAATACATCCAGGCCGCGTGCAAGACGGGCCAAATCAAAGAGGTGGAGCGGATCTGTCGGGAAAGCAACTGCTACGACCCTGAACGTGTCAAGAACTTTCTCAAG GAAGCTAAACTCACTGACCAACTGCCTCTGATCATCGTGTGCGATCGTTTCGACTTTGTCCATGACCTCGTACTCTACCTGTACCGAAACAGCCTGCAGAAGTACATTGAAATCTACGTGCAGAAG GTGAACCCAAGTCGTCTGCCTGTGGTGATTGGAGGGCTCCTTGATGTTGACTGCTCTGAGGACGTCATCAAGAATCTGATCTTGGTTGTGCGGGGCCAATTTTCCACCGACGAGCTGGTGGCAGAGGTCGAGAagagaaacag ACTGAAGCTGTTGTTGCCATGGCTGGAGTCTCGTATCCACGAGGGCTGTGAGGAGCCAGCTACCCACAATGCCCTCGCCAAGATCTACATCGACAGCAATAACAACCCAGAACGATTCCTGCGGGAGAACCCGTACTACGACAGCCGTGTGGTGGGGAAatactgtgagaaaagagacCCTCACCTGGCCTGTGTGGCCTATGAGAGAGGACAGTGTGATCAGGAGCTCATAAAC GTCTGCAATGAGAACTCACTGTTCAAGAGTTTGTCCCGGTACCTGGTGCGCCGCAGAGACCCGGAGCTCTGGGCCAGTGTGCTTCTGGAGACCAACCCCTTTAGGAGGCCTCTTATTGACCAG GTGGTGCAGACAGCCCTGTCAGAGACTCAGGACCCAGAGGAGGTGTCGGTCACAGTGAAGGCCTTCATGACTGCTGACCTGCCCAATGAACTCATTGAGCTGCTGGAAAAGATCGTCCTGGACAACTCGGTCTTCAGTGAACACCG AAACCTGCAGAACCTGCTCATCCTAACAGCCATCAAAGCTGACCGCACCCGCGTCATGGAATACATCAACCGCCTGGACAATTACGACGCCCCAGACATCGCCAACATTGCCATCAGCAGTGAGCTGTTCGAGGAGGCCTTTGCTATCTTTAGGAAGTTTGACGTCAACACCTCGGCAGTGCAG GTTCTGATTGAGCACATCGGTAATCTGGACCGGGCCTATGAGTTTGCGGAGCGCTGTAATGAACCTGCGGTATGGAGTCAGCTGGCTAAGGCTCAGCTGCAAAAGGGTCTCGTCAAAGAGTCCATTGACTCGTATATCAAGGCTGATGACCCCTCGGCTTACATGGAGGTTGTTCAGGCTGCTGACCAGAGTG GTAACTGGGAGGACCTGGTGAAGTTTTTGCAGATGGCCAGAAAGAAGGCCAGAGAGTCATACGTGGAGACGGAGCTGATCTTCGCACTGGCCAAAACCAACCGTCTCGCTGAACTGGAGGAGTTTATAAATGGACCAAATAATGCACACATCCAGCAG GTTGGAGATCGCTGCTATGATGAGAAAATGTACGAGGCGGCCAAACTGCTGTACAATAACGTCTCCAACTTCGGCCGTTTGGCTTCTACACTGGTCCACTTGGGCGAGTATCAGGCCGCCGTGGACGGTGCCCGTAAGGCTAACAGCACTCGCACTTGGAAGGAGGTGTGCTTTGCTTGTGTGGACGGGAAGGAGTTCAGATTGGCTCAGATGTGCGGCCTTCACATCGTGGTCCATGCCGATGAACTAGAAGAGCTCATCAACTATTACCAG GACCGTGGATACTTCGAGGAGCTGATCACCATGCTGGAGGCGGCGCTGGGGTTGGAGCGCGCTCACATGGGCATGTTCACAGAGCTGGCCATCCTCTACTCTAAATTCAAACCTCAGAAGATGAGGGAGCACCTGGAACTATTTTGGTCCAGAGTCAACATCCCCAAG gtCCTGAGGGCCGCAGAGCAGGCTCACCTGTGGGCGGAGCTTGTTTTCCTCTACGACAAGTATGAAGAGTTTGACAATGCCATCATCACCATGATGAGCCATCCCACAGATGCCTGGAAAGAGGGACAGTTCAAGGACATCATCACCAAG GTGGCCAACGTGGAGCTGTACTACAAAGCAATCCAGTTTTACCTGGAGTTCAAGCCCTTAGTACTGAACGACCTGCTCATAGTTCTTTCCCCAAGACTGGATCACTCACGAGCCGTCAACTTCTTCAGCAAG GTTAAGCAGCTTCCTCTCGTTAAGCCTTACCTGCGATCAGTACAAAACCACAACAACAAGTCTGTCAATGAAGCACTTAACAACCTCTTCATCTCAGAGGAAGACTATCAG GCACTCAGGACATCTATAGATGCATACGATAACTTCGACAACATCTCGCTGGCCCAGCGTCTGGAGAAGCACGAGCTGATTGAGTTCAGGAGAATCGCTGCTTACCTCTTCAAAGGCAACAACAGATGGAAGCAGAGCGTGGAGCTATGCAAGAAAGATAAGCTCTACAAG
- the cltca gene encoding clathrin, heavy chain a (Hc) isoform X2 has product MAQILPIRFQEHLQLQNLGINPANIGFSTLTMESDKFICVREKVGEQAQVVIIDMADPNTPIRRPISADSAIMNPASKVIALKAAKTLQIFNIEMKSKMKAHTMTDDVTFWKWISLNTVALVTDNAVYHWSMEGDSQPIKVFDRHSSLAGCQIINYRTDAKQKWLLLIGISAQQNRVVGAMQLYSVDRKVSQPIEGHAAAFGQFKMEGNAEESTLFCFAVRGQAGGKLHIIEVGTPPTGNQPFPKKAVDVFFPPEAQNDFPVAMQISSKQDVVFLITKYGYIHLYDLETGTCIYMNRISGETIFVTAPHEATAGIIGVNRKGQVLSVCVEEENIIPYITNVLQNPDLALRMAVRNNLAGAEELFARKFNNLFAAGSYSEAAKVAANAPKGILRTPDTIRRFQSVPAQPGQTSPLLQYFGILLDQGQLNKFESLELCRPVLQQGRKQLLEKWLKEDKLECSEELGDLVKSVDPTLALSVYLRANVPNKVIQCFAETGQFPKIVLYAKKVGYTPDWIFLLRNVMRISPDQGLQFAQMLVQDEEPLADITQIVDVFMEYNLVQQCTSFLLDALKNNRPSEGPLQTRLLEMNLMHAPQVADAILGNQMFTNYDRAHIAQLCEKAGLLQRALEHYTDLYDIKRAVVHTHLLNPEWLVNYFGSLSVEDSVECLRAMLSANIRQNLQICVQVASKYHEQLTTQALTELFESFKSFEGLFYFLGSIVNFSQDPEVHFKYIQAACKTGQIKEVERICRESNCYDPERVKNFLKEAKLTDQLPLIIVCDRFDFVHDLVLYLYRNSLQKYIEIYVQKVNPSRLPVVIGGLLDVDCSEDVIKNLILVVRGQFSTDELVAEVEKRNRLKLLLPWLESRIHEGCEEPATHNALAKIYIDSNNNPERFLRENPYYDSRVVGKYCEKRDPHLACVAYERGQCDQELINVCNENSLFKSLSRYLVRRRDPELWASVLLETNPFRRPLIDQVVQTALSETQDPEEVSVTVKAFMTADLPNELIELLEKIVLDNSVFSEHRNLQNLLILTAIKADRTRVMEYINRLDNYDAPDIANIAISSELFEEAFAIFRKFDVNTSAVQVLIEHIGNLDRAYEFAERCNEPAVWSQLAKAQLQKGLVKESIDSYIKADDPSAYMEVVQAADQSGNWEDLVKFLQMARKKARESYVETELIFALAKTNRLAELEEFINGPNNAHIQQVGDRCYDEKMYEAAKLLYNNVSNFGRLASTLVHLGEYQAAVDGARKANSTRTWKEVCFACVDGKEFRLAQMCGLHIVVHADELEELINYYQDRGYFEELITMLEAALGLERAHMGMFTELAILYSKFKPQKMREHLELFWSRVNIPKVLRAAEQAHLWAELVFLYDKYEEFDNAIITMMSHPTDAWKEGQFKDIITKVANVELYYKAIQFYLEFKPLVLNDLLIVLSPRLDHSRAVNFFSKVKQLPLVKPYLRSVQNHNNKSVNEALNNLFISEEDYQALRTSIDAYDNFDNISLAQRLEKHELIEFRRIAAYLFKGNNRWKQSVELCKKDKLYKDAMQYASESKDIELAEELLQWFLQEDKKECFAACLFTCYDLLRPDVVLETAWRHNIMDFAMPYFIQVMREYLSKVDKLETSESLRKEEEQATETQPIVYGTPQLMLTAGPSVAVPPQQAYGYGYTAAPGYPQAPQAQPGFGYGM; this is encoded by the exons CTCCAAAATTTGGGGATCAACCCGGCCAACATCGGGTTCAGCACGCTGACGATGGAGTCGGATAAGTTCATCTGTGTCCGGGAGAAGGTCGGAGAACAGGCACAGGTGGTGATCATCGACATGGCGGACCCAAACACCCCCATCCGCAGGCCCATCTCTGCAGACAGCGCCATCATGAACCCTGCAAGCAAAGTTATTGCACTTAAAG CTGCCAAAACCCTTCAGATCTTTAACATCGAGATGAAGAGTAAGATGAAAGCCCACACCATGACTGATGATGTCACTTTCTGGAAGTGGATCTCTCTTAACACGGTCGCCCTGGTGACCGATAATGCCGTCTATCATTGGAGCATGGAGGGAGACTCTCAGCCGATCAAAGTGTTTGACAGACATTCCAGCCTGGCAGGCTGTCAAATCATCAACTACCGCACCGATGCCAAGCAGAAGTGGCTGCTGCTCATTGGCATTTCTGCTCAG CAAAACAGAGTTGTTGGTGCCATGCAGCTGTACTCGGTTGACAGGAAGGTTTCACAGCCTATCGAGGGTCACGCCGCAGCCTTTGGCCAGTTCAAAATGGAGGGAAATGCAGAAGAATCCACACTCTTCTGTTTCGCTGTGCGGGGTCAGGCAGGAGGAAAG CTTCACATTATTGAAGTGGGGACACCACCGACCGGCAACCAGCCATTTCCAAAGAAAGCTGTGGATGTATTCTTCCCTCCAGAAGCGCAAAATGACTTCCCTGTGGCCATGCAG ATCAGCTCCAAACAGGACGTCGTATTTCTCATCACTAAATATGGTTACATTCATCTGTACGACCTGGAGACAGGGACCTGCATCTACATGAACCGAATCAGCGGAGAGACCATTTTTGTGACGGCACCCCACGAAGCCACAGCTGGAATCATCGGCGTCAACAGGAAAGGACAG GTGTTGTCAGTGTGTGTTGAGGAGGAGAACATCATCCCGTACATCACCAATGTGCTGCAGAATCCAGACCTGGCTTTACGGATGGCAGTCCGGAATAATCTGGCAGGAGCAGAAGAGCTGTTCGCCCGCAAGTTTAATAACCTTTTTGCCGCAGGGAGCTATTCGGAGGCAGCTAAAGTGGCCGCTAACGCTCCAAAA GGTATCCTGCGTACCCCTGACACCATCCGCCGGTTCCAGAGCGTCCCGGCCCAGCCTGGCCAGACGTCCCCACTGCTGCAGTATTTTGGAATCCTGCTGGACCAGGGCCAACTCAACAAGTTTGAGTCTCTGGAGCTGTGCAGACCCGTCCTTCAGCAGGGCCGCAAACAACTCCTGGAGAAATGGCTGAAGGAGGACAAG CTTGAATGCTCAGAGGAGTTGGGTGACCTGGTGAAGTCTGTGGACCCCACTCTTGCTCTCAGCGTCTATCTGAGGGCCAACGTACCCAACAAAGTCATTCAGTGTTTCGCAGAAACCGGCCAGTTCCCCAAGATCGTCCTGTACGCCAAAAAG GTGGGCTACACTCCAGACTGGATCTTCCTTCTGAGGAACGTGATGCGGATCAGTCCGGATCAGGGTCTGCAGTTTGCTCAGATGCTTGTTCAGGATGAGGAACCGCTGGCTGATATCACACAG ATCGTTGATGTGTTTATGGAGTATAACCTGGTCCAGCAGTGCACGTCCTTCCTTTTGGATGCTCTGAAAAACAACCGGCCATCAGAAGGACCACTGCAGACCCGTCTGCTGGAGATGAACCTGATGCATGCACCACAG GTTGCAGATGCCATCCTAGGAAACCAGATGTTCACTAACTACGATCGTGCCCATATTGCCCAGCTGTGTGAGAAGGCAGGGCTTCTGCAGAGAGCTTTGGAACACTATACTGACTTGTACGACATCAAACGAGCTGTCGTACACACCCACCTGCTCAACCCGGAG TGGCTGGTGAACTACTTTGGCTCTCTGTCAGTGGAGGACTCTGTGGAGTGTCTGAGAGCCATGCTGTCTGCTAACATCAGGCAGAACCTTCAGATCTGTGTCCAGGTGGCCTCCAAGTATCACGAGCAGCTGACTACCCAGGCCCTCACGGAACTTTTCGAGTCTTTCAAGAGTTTTGAGG GTCTGTTCTACTTCCTCGGCTCAATTGTGAACTTCAGCCAGGACCCAGAGGTGCATTTCAAATACATCCAGGCCGCGTGCAAGACGGGCCAAATCAAAGAGGTGGAGCGGATCTGTCGGGAAAGCAACTGCTACGACCCTGAACGTGTCAAGAACTTTCTCAAG GAAGCTAAACTCACTGACCAACTGCCTCTGATCATCGTGTGCGATCGTTTCGACTTTGTCCATGACCTCGTACTCTACCTGTACCGAAACAGCCTGCAGAAGTACATTGAAATCTACGTGCAGAAG GTGAACCCAAGTCGTCTGCCTGTGGTGATTGGAGGGCTCCTTGATGTTGACTGCTCTGAGGACGTCATCAAGAATCTGATCTTGGTTGTGCGGGGCCAATTTTCCACCGACGAGCTGGTGGCAGAGGTCGAGAagagaaacag ACTGAAGCTGTTGTTGCCATGGCTGGAGTCTCGTATCCACGAGGGCTGTGAGGAGCCAGCTACCCACAATGCCCTCGCCAAGATCTACATCGACAGCAATAACAACCCAGAACGATTCCTGCGGGAGAACCCGTACTACGACAGCCGTGTGGTGGGGAAatactgtgagaaaagagacCCTCACCTGGCCTGTGTGGCCTATGAGAGAGGACAGTGTGATCAGGAGCTCATAAAC GTCTGCAATGAGAACTCACTGTTCAAGAGTTTGTCCCGGTACCTGGTGCGCCGCAGAGACCCGGAGCTCTGGGCCAGTGTGCTTCTGGAGACCAACCCCTTTAGGAGGCCTCTTATTGACCAG GTGGTGCAGACAGCCCTGTCAGAGACTCAGGACCCAGAGGAGGTGTCGGTCACAGTGAAGGCCTTCATGACTGCTGACCTGCCCAATGAACTCATTGAGCTGCTGGAAAAGATCGTCCTGGACAACTCGGTCTTCAGTGAACACCG AAACCTGCAGAACCTGCTCATCCTAACAGCCATCAAAGCTGACCGCACCCGCGTCATGGAATACATCAACCGCCTGGACAATTACGACGCCCCAGACATCGCCAACATTGCCATCAGCAGTGAGCTGTTCGAGGAGGCCTTTGCTATCTTTAGGAAGTTTGACGTCAACACCTCGGCAGTGCAG GTTCTGATTGAGCACATCGGTAATCTGGACCGGGCCTATGAGTTTGCGGAGCGCTGTAATGAACCTGCGGTATGGAGTCAGCTGGCTAAGGCTCAGCTGCAAAAGGGTCTCGTCAAAGAGTCCATTGACTCGTATATCAAGGCTGATGACCCCTCGGCTTACATGGAGGTTGTTCAGGCTGCTGACCAGAGTG GTAACTGGGAGGACCTGGTGAAGTTTTTGCAGATGGCCAGAAAGAAGGCCAGAGAGTCATACGTGGAGACGGAGCTGATCTTCGCACTGGCCAAAACCAACCGTCTCGCTGAACTGGAGGAGTTTATAAATGGACCAAATAATGCACACATCCAGCAG GTTGGAGATCGCTGCTATGATGAGAAAATGTACGAGGCGGCCAAACTGCTGTACAATAACGTCTCCAACTTCGGCCGTTTGGCTTCTACACTGGTCCACTTGGGCGAGTATCAGGCCGCCGTGGACGGTGCCCGTAAGGCTAACAGCACTCGCACTTGGAAGGAGGTGTGCTTTGCTTGTGTGGACGGGAAGGAGTTCAGATTGGCTCAGATGTGCGGCCTTCACATCGTGGTCCATGCCGATGAACTAGAAGAGCTCATCAACTATTACCAG GACCGTGGATACTTCGAGGAGCTGATCACCATGCTGGAGGCGGCGCTGGGGTTGGAGCGCGCTCACATGGGCATGTTCACAGAGCTGGCCATCCTCTACTCTAAATTCAAACCTCAGAAGATGAGGGAGCACCTGGAACTATTTTGGTCCAGAGTCAACATCCCCAAG gtCCTGAGGGCCGCAGAGCAGGCTCACCTGTGGGCGGAGCTTGTTTTCCTCTACGACAAGTATGAAGAGTTTGACAATGCCATCATCACCATGATGAGCCATCCCACAGATGCCTGGAAAGAGGGACAGTTCAAGGACATCATCACCAAG GTGGCCAACGTGGAGCTGTACTACAAAGCAATCCAGTTTTACCTGGAGTTCAAGCCCTTAGTACTGAACGACCTGCTCATAGTTCTTTCCCCAAGACTGGATCACTCACGAGCCGTCAACTTCTTCAGCAAG GTTAAGCAGCTTCCTCTCGTTAAGCCTTACCTGCGATCAGTACAAAACCACAACAACAAGTCTGTCAATGAAGCACTTAACAACCTCTTCATCTCAGAGGAAGACTATCAG GCACTCAGGACATCTATAGATGCATACGATAACTTCGACAACATCTCGCTGGCCCAGCGTCTGGAGAAGCACGAGCTGATTGAGTTCAGGAGAATCGCTGCTTACCTCTTCAAAGGCAACAACAGATGGAAGCAGAGCGTGGAGCTATGCAAGAAAGATAAGCTCTACAAG